The window GAAGCGCTTGAAGGCAAAACCGGGACTCAGGTCATAAAGGGCTGAACCAAAGCCTATAAATATCTCTTCTTCCTTCTCTATTCGGTGGTAACATGGCTGATGCAACAACTGGATTCTTCGGCTCGCTCCTGTGGTGGCTGTTCTTTCTCTACCTGCTCCTCTGGCCCCAGATGCAGTACAGGGGGCTGCAGATGGCAAGGGCTAGAATACTGCAGAGGCTCTCCAGAAAACGCGGCTCAACGGTCATAACGATGATACACAGACAGGAGAGCGTTGGGCTCTTCGGAATCCCGTTCTACAAGTTCATAAGCATCGAGGACAGCGAGGAAATTCTCAGGGCCATTAGGATGGCGCCGAAGGACAAGCCAATTGATCTGATAATCCACACCCCAGGAGGCCTCGTGCTAGCGGCAACCCAGATAGCCAGAGCATTGAAGGATCATCCAGCGGAGACGAGGGTCATAGTACCCCACTATGCTATGAGCGGAGGAACACTCATAGCGCTCGCGGCTGACAAAATAATAATGGATCCGCACGCGGTTCTTGGACCTGTTGACCCACAGCTTGGCCAATATCCAGGGCCGAGCATAGTTAGAGCCGTCGAGAAGAAAGGCCCCGACAAGGTGGATGATCAGACCCTGATTCTGGCGGATGTGGCTGAAAAGGCCATAAAGCAGGTCAGAGACCTTGTCTTCGACCTCTTGAAAGACCGCTATGGAGAGGAAAAGGCTAAAGAACTCGCCCAAATACTGACCGAGGGCAGGTGGACTCATGACTATCCGATAACATACGAACATGCCAAGGAACTCGGTCTCCACGTCGAGACAGGCGTCCCTGAGGAAGTGTATGCTCTTATGGAGCTCTATAAGCAGCCAATGAAGCAGCGGGGTACTGTTGAGTTTATGCCGTACACCCAAAAGGGTGAGAACCCCTAAAGGCTTCATTTTTCCTTTACTTCCATTCCTTTTTTGAACCAGTCTCAAAGTTTTAGCCAAAAAGTTTTTATTTACTCTCGCCGTTCACCTACCAGATGTCTTGGAGTAAGTTTACAGACTGTTCTAAAAAGAGGGAAGGGGAAGAGAGATGCAAGTGAAAGTGGACCCAGAGGAAATTAAGAGGATCAAGAGGGAGATTGAGGCCCTGGAAAAGGAGAGAAACGAGATAAGGGCCAAACTTGAGGAACTCGAAAAAGAGCTTCAAATCTGGATTCAAAAACGAGATGAGAAGAATAACGAGGTAAAAGGGCTCCGCCAAAAAGGCAGGGAGTATAAAGCCAAGAGGGATGAAATCAACCAGCAGATTCAGGAGCTGAAGAAGAACCGCGAGGAAATCAACGCGAAGCTCGACCTCCTCTACCAGGAGATACTCGAGTACAGGACCAAGAGGGACGAGTACAACCAGCTCAGAAGACTCAAGATGCCACCCGAGAAGATACAGGAGCGCATAGAGAAGCTTGAATGGGAGCTCCAGACCAACCCGAACATAACCCCAGAGCGCGAGAAGCAGATCGTCGACCAGATTCAGGTTCTCGCAACCGAGCTCGAGATAATACAGCAGGCTGGGAGGTTCCACAACAAGCTCGTCGAGACTAGGAAGAAGGTCGACCAGCTCAAGAAGGCAAGGAGAGCCATCAGCATGGAGATCCAGAAGCTAGCCAATCAGAGCCAGCAGTTCCACGAGCAGATGATAAAGGCCTTCAACCAGGCTGACGAGGTCAAGAAGGAGGCCGACGAGTACCACCAGAAGGTCGTCGAGCTCCGCGAAAAGATCAAGGAAGTCAGGAAGGAGCTCCGCGAGATCGAGAGGAAGATAAGGGAGTACGACGAGAAGCACAAGGAGCTCATTGCCTACAGACTCGTCGCCAGGATGCGCGCCAAGAAGGACGCCAGCTTCGAGAAGGCGGTTGAGGCACTCGAGAAGTTCAAGCGCGGCGAGAAGCTCACGCTGGACGAGCTGCTGCTCCTCCAGAGGTACAACCTCGTCTGAGGCCTGACCATGGAGGTACTCAGGCACGAAGGCCCTGGAAGGCTGGGTCTCGTAAGGCTGGGAGAGTACTCCTTCAGAACTCCAGCTTTGGCAGGGGTAGATTTTACCCTCTCCCCGTTCAATTCCTTCTTCCACCCCAAAGAGCCGGGTGATTATGACTTCAACCTTGCTCCGGCAATACCTCTCGGCTTCTACACGCCGGACGAGGTTATCCAGAAGGCCATAGGAAGGCTCTGGAGCATAAATTATGAAGGATTCAACGCATTCTATCTGCCCGCACTCCGCCGGATGGAATACCTCCCCGAGTTCTTCAAAATAATCGAGCGCTATGGCTTTGAGGCAGTTTACCTCGGCAACTCGAAGATTCTTATCAGGGAATACCGCTACTTCGTGAGAATTTTAAGGGAAATCCGCGAGAGGTTTCCCAACATCATGATAATCGCCGATTTGGAACCATTCTTCTATCCACTGGCGGTTTATCTCGGTGTTGATGCCTTCGACACCCGTTCGCTCAAGCTCTACGACTTTGCGGGCAAGGCCTTCACCCAGTACAGCCCCTTCATCTGGAAGGAAGGCGGGAACTCCCTTGACTTCGCCCGTGAGACAATCCTTCTCGTCAGAAAGGCCCTCGAAGAAGGCAAGCTCCGCTATCTGGTTGAGAACTTCTTCCCGACGCAGTACAACGCGGGCATTCTCAGAATAGCCGATCTGGAGCACGGCGATTACCTCGAAAAATACACACCGATCCAGAAGGAGACGGTCTACTTCATCAGCGACGCCTCGATAAGGAGGCCTGAGGTAAAGCGCTGGCACTCCCGCGTGGTTGAGCGCTTCGTCCCGCCGAAAAACACCGAGATACTTCTCCTCTTCCCCTGCTCGGCCAAGAAGCCCTATTCATTCTCGCGCTCCCACACGCTCTACCGCAAAGCTGTGAAAGAGGCGCTCGGCTCTGGCATTGCCAAAGTCCACGAGCTTATCCTTACCTCACCCTTCGGCGTCGTCCCGAGGGAGTGGGAGTGGCTGGCCAAGTACGACATAGTCGTCACCGGCCACTGGAGTGAGGAAGAGATCAAACCAGCGGCAGAGCTCCTCGCGAAGACGCTGGAGAAGTACCCGAAGGACGTTCCGATAATAGCCCACCTCGACGAGGCCTACGTCGAGATAGCCAAGATGGCCGCTGAAATGACAGGCAGGGAGATAATCTTCACCCGTGTTGAGAACGGGACCACGAGCAAGGAAAGTCTCAGGTCACTGACTGAAACCCTTAGAGAGTTCGAGCTTGAGGGAACAAAGGAGGACAGGACATACCGCTACTTCGAGGGCATAAGGAAGGTCTTTGACTTCTATTTTGGTATTGGCGCTGGAGAGGCCGTCCTGCCGGATAAAGGCCAGGTTAAGGGCTCCAAGATGCTTCGCCTCTTCGTCGACGGCCAGCAGACGGGAACTTATAAGGATGGCGTGATAAGCGTGACGCCCTTCGGCATGCAGAGGGTTTATGATGCAACCAAGTCCTACTGGGTGAAAATAGACTTTGACCTTCGCGGTGATGTCTTCGCAGTGGGTGTTGGCGAGGCCGATGAGAGGATCCGCCCAGGTGATATAGTAGGTATTGTCAGGGACGAGAAAGTCGTCGGTGTCGGCAAGGCCGTCCTCAGTGGCGAGGAGATGGTCAGGGCCAAGAAGGGCGTTGCCGTGAAGGTAAGGAAGAGGGCCTGATTAAAGGAAATAAAGAGCACCCTCTTTTAGGAATTCATAACGATTAAATTTGAGTTCTCTTCGTTCATAGTTTATGAGTCTGTGAGATAAATGCACAGGAGCAGGTAATTTCATTTTATCTGGGTTCTCTGGCTGTGAATAGTTCAATTTTGTGAGTTTTGTTATTGTCATTATGTCCTCCCGAGAAATGACATTTTTAGATATCTTTCCTCGTGCTACGAAATACGTGTTTCCAAGTTTCAATGGGACTTTAAGATAATTTGTGAAATAGTGGGCAGTTAGATAATAGGTATCACCAATCTTAAAGTAGTAATTATGGCGTGGACTCTTGACAGTGTGTTCTTTATAGTTTTCCCAGAAAAAGCGCACTAATGGTCTTTTTAAGATTTCAATTATCGTGAACCTATAGTTGTATTTTCGAGAAATCTCCTTAAATTGTTCAAGTTCT of the Thermococcus onnurineus NA1 genome contains:
- a CDS encoding SDH family Clp fold serine proteinase, which gives rise to MADATTGFFGSLLWWLFFLYLLLWPQMQYRGLQMARARILQRLSRKRGSTVITMIHRQESVGLFGIPFYKFISIEDSEEILRAIRMAPKDKPIDLIIHTPGGLVLAATQIARALKDHPAETRVIVPHYAMSGGTLIALAADKIIMDPHAVLGPVDPQLGQYPGPSIVRAVEKKGPDKVDDQTLILADVAEKAIKQVRDLVFDLLKDRYGEEKAKELAQILTEGRWTHDYPITYEHAKELGLHVETGVPEEVYALMELYKQPMKQRGTVEFMPYTQKGENP
- a CDS encoding coiled-coil protein, whose protein sequence is MQVKVDPEEIKRIKREIEALEKERNEIRAKLEELEKELQIWIQKRDEKNNEVKGLRQKGREYKAKRDEINQQIQELKKNREEINAKLDLLYQEILEYRTKRDEYNQLRRLKMPPEKIQERIEKLEWELQTNPNITPEREKQIVDQIQVLATELEIIQQAGRFHNKLVETRKKVDQLKKARRAISMEIQKLANQSQQFHEQMIKAFNQADEVKKEADEYHQKVVELREKIKEVRKELREIERKIREYDEKHKELIAYRLVARMRAKKDASFEKAVEALEKFKRGEKLTLDELLLLQRYNLV
- the arcS gene encoding archaeosine synthase subunit alpha: MEVLRHEGPGRLGLVRLGEYSFRTPALAGVDFTLSPFNSFFHPKEPGDYDFNLAPAIPLGFYTPDEVIQKAIGRLWSINYEGFNAFYLPALRRMEYLPEFFKIIERYGFEAVYLGNSKILIREYRYFVRILREIRERFPNIMIIADLEPFFYPLAVYLGVDAFDTRSLKLYDFAGKAFTQYSPFIWKEGGNSLDFARETILLVRKALEEGKLRYLVENFFPTQYNAGILRIADLEHGDYLEKYTPIQKETVYFISDASIRRPEVKRWHSRVVERFVPPKNTEILLLFPCSAKKPYSFSRSHTLYRKAVKEALGSGIAKVHELILTSPFGVVPREWEWLAKYDIVVTGHWSEEEIKPAAELLAKTLEKYPKDVPIIAHLDEAYVEIAKMAAEMTGREIIFTRVENGTTSKESLRSLTETLREFELEGTKEDRTYRYFEGIRKVFDFYFGIGAGEAVLPDKGQVKGSKMLRLFVDGQQTGTYKDGVISVTPFGMQRVYDATKSYWVKIDFDLRGDVFAVGVGEADERIRPGDIVGIVRDEKVVGVGKAVLSGEEMVRAKKGVAVKVRKRA